GGCAGACGGCGTTCGACAACTTCAAGGTCGTCCCGCCGGGCACGGGCATCGTCCACCAGGTGAACCTCGAGTACCTGGCCCGGGTCGTGTTCGACGACGCGACGGCGGGCGAGCGCATGGCCTACCCCGACACCGTCGTGGGCACGGACAGCCACACCACGATGATCAACGGTCTCGGCGTCCTCGGGTGGGGCGTGGGCGGCATCGAGGCCGAGGCGGCGATGCTCGGGCAGGCGCTATCCATGCTCGTCCCGCGCGTGCTCGGCTTCCGGCTCCACGGGCGGCTCCCGGACGGCGCCACCGCGACGGATCTCGTCCTTCGGGTCACCGAGGTCCTGCGCGGCGCCGGCGTCGTCGGCAAGTTCGTCGAGTTCTACGGGCCGGGTCTGGCCGGCCTCTCGCTCGCCGATCGGGCGACACTCGGCAACATGTCGCCCGAGTTCGGCTCCACCTGCGCGATCTTCCCCATCGACGCGGAGACGCTCTCCTACCTCCGGTTCACGGGCCGCTCCGACCAGCAGGTGGCGCTCGTCGAGGCATACGCCCGGGCCCAGAGCCTCTTCCACGACGCGGACACGCCCGCGGCGGAATACAGCGACCACGTCGAACTGGACCTCTCGACCGTCGAACCGGCGATCGCGGGCCCGAAGCTGCCCCAGCAGCGCGTGCCGCTGACCGAGAGCAAGCCGCGTTTCCTGGACGCGCTCGACGGGCTCAAGGGGCCGGGTGCCGGGGCCGGCGGCCTGACGCAGATGACGGGCTGGTCCGGCAGTGCCGGGGACGGCGGCGTGGCGGTGGCCGAGGCCCCGGCCGGCGTTGCCGTGCGTCTGACCGACGAACAGGGCGACGCGCACGAGTTCTCGCTTCACGACGGGTCCGTGGTCATCGCGGCCATCACGAGTTGCACCAACACGTCGAATCCGTCGGTCATGGTCGGAGCGGGCCTCCTCGCCCGGAAGGCCGTCGAGGCGGGCCTCAAGCAGCGTCCGTGGGTGAAGACGAGTCTCGCCCCCGGGTCGATGGTCGTGACGGAGTACCTCGAGGAAGCCGGCCTCATGCCGTACTTCGAGCAGCTCGGCTTCCACGTCGTGGGCTACGGCTGCACGACCTGCATCGGGAACTCCGGACCGCTCCCGGCCGAGATCTCGAGCGCGATCCGGGAGAACGATCTCGTCGCCTGCTCCGTCCTCTCCGGGAACCGGAACTTCGAGGGCCGCATCAGCCCCGATTCGCGCGCCAACTATCTCGCCTCGCCTCCCCTGGTCGTCGCGTACGCGCTCGCGGGCCGAATGGACATCGACCTCTACAGCGAGCCGCTGGGGACGAACGATCGGGGCGAGGAGATCTTCCTGCGCGACATCTGGCCGGGCCAGGACGAGATCAACGAAGCCGTCCGCACCGCCGTCAAGACGGAGATGTTCCGCGCCAAGTACGCGGAGGTGTACGCGGGAGACGAGCGCTGGAATGCGCTGGATACTCCCGTGGGCGACCGCTTCGCGTGGGACGAGGCCTCGACCTACGTGCGCCAGCCGACCTTCTTCGCCGCGATGTCGAAGGAGGCCGCCGCGCCCACCGACGTTGAAGGAGCGCGCTGCCTTGCGCTCCTCGGCGACGCCGTCACCACGGACCACATCTCCCCGGCCGGCGGGATCGCGCCGACCTCGCCCGCCGCGGACTACCTCCGTTCAAATGGCGTGGCGCTCCGGGACTTCAACTCGTACGGGGCGCGGCGCGGAAACCATGAGGTGATGATGCGGGGGACGTTCGCGAACGTCCGGCTTCGGAACCTGATGGTGCCGGGCGTGGAGGGCGGGTTCACCCGCCACGTCCCGAGCGGCGAACAGATGACGATCTTCGACGCCGCCGCGCGTTACCGAGAGGAGGGGACGCCCACCATCGTCATCGGCGGTGCGCTCTACGGTTCGGGGTCGAGCCGCGACTGGGCGGCCAAGGGGCCCTTCCTCCTGGGCGTGAAGGCCGTCATCGCCGTGAGCTACGAGCGCATCCACCGCTCGAACCTCATCGGGATGGGGATCCTGCCCCTCCGCTTCCGGGACGGGGAGACGGCCGAGACCCTCGGCCTCACCGGCGGCGAGACGTTCCACATCAGGGGCATCGCGGACGGCTTGAAGCCGAAGGACGCGATCGCGGTGACGGCGGTCTCCGATGACGGCTCGGAGACGCGCTTCGAGGCGATCGCCCGGCTCGATACGGAGGTCGAAGTGGACTACTACCGCAACGGCGGCATCCTCCAGACCGTCCTGCGGCAACAACTGGAAGCCTGAGCCTGGGGGTGTCGGGCGGTCGTGGCAGGGACGTTCCCGCGGGAACGTCTCCCGGCGCCCGGGACCCGTTCAGGACCCCTTGATCGCGGCCTCCAGCCACTTCCGGTCCGCCTTCCGCAGGTGGTCGAGCGGCGCGGGTTCGTCGCGCGCTTCATCGTCGCGACTCCGGCCGCGGCGGATGCGGCGCGCGACGAGGAATCCGCCGAGGAGGAAGGCCAGGCCGGGACCGGCGTAGACGAAGAGGTTCATGCCCTCCGCCCGGGGCTTGAGGAGGATCCACGGGCCGTACGCCTCTACGAAGTAGGCCTCGATCTCCTCGGCGGTGCGACCGTCCATGAGCATGGTGCGGATCACGTCCTGCATTTCGCGAGCGATGCGCGCAGACGATTCCGCGACGGACTGCTGGCGGCAGATCGGGCAGCGCAAGGTGGCGCCGATCTCCGCCGTCCGCTGGTCGATTTCGGCGCTGCGGACCGGGTCGCCCGGGGCGGCCGGCCGCTCGATGCCGTCGAGGGCCCCGTCAACGGTCTGGGCGGCGGCGGGCGCCGCGCCAAGGGTCACGCCGGTCACGGCGAGCACGGCGGCGGCGACGGCGACGCGCGACATCAGCTTCCCGCCGGACCGGCGGCGTCGCGCGCGACGAGGAGCGAGTCCACGTTCCGCTCGACAAGGTCCCACGTCACCGCGAGATCGTGCCGCAGCGCGACCACGCCGTCGGCGCCGATGAAGTACGTCTCGGGCACCCCGTACACGCCGTATTCGATCGCGGTCAGGCTCCCCGGATCCGTGACGAGCGGCCACTCCCCGCCCAGCTCCTCGATGAAGCGCATCCCGTTCTCCGGCCTGTCCTGGAAGAGGACGCCGATGAGCGCCACCTCGTCCGGATCGTACGTCTCGCGCAGCCGCACGAGCACCGGATGCTCGGCGATGCACGGGATGCACCACGAGGCCCAGTAGTTGAGCACGACGACCTTCCCCTCGAAGTCGCTCAGGCGCACCGAATCGCTCGGGTTGTAGAGGTTGGCGAGCCGGAACGCGGGCGCCTCGCGGCCCTCGAGCGCGGACGGAAGCCGCCGCTGGTCCTGCCCCAGCCCCCAGTAGAGAAGCGCGAGGACGGGCACGGCCGCCAAGGGCAGGGCCCACCGCCACCAGCCCTTCATGCCGCGGCCGCCGGATCGGCAAGCAGTTCGGCCCCCGCCGCCCGCACCCGGCTCCGGCCCCAGGGCCAGATCGCGATCAGGGCGCCCACGCCCATGATCATCCCCCCGATCCAGAGCCAGACGATCCCCGGATTCACGATCGCCCGCACGGTCGCGTGCGCCCCGCTCTCCGGGTCCACCGCCATCAGCGTGAGGTAGAGGTCGCTCGTGAGCGAACTCTTCACGGCGGGCGTCGCGATGTTCTGTCCCGTCGCGGTGTAGAAGTTGATCCGCGGCCGCTCCTCGCCGATCCCGCGCCCGTTACGGTAGGCCGCGAACGTCGCCCCGATGACGAACCGGTGCGGTTCCTCCCGCCCCCACACGTCGATGAGTTCCACCTCGTAGTCCTCGATCGCCAGCCGCTCGCCGGGCCGGAGCGTCATCTCCCGTTCCGTCTTCCACGTCCACGAGACGGAGATCGCGAGCGCGATGACGATCACCCCCACATGCACCACGTAGCCGCCGTAGCGCTGCCCCGTGCGCGCGAACAGATCCCGCAGCGCGCCAAGGAACGAGCGCTCCGCGATCCTCCGCCGCGCCTCGATCCCCTTCCGGAACTCGTCCGTGATCGTCGTCAGCACGAAGGCGGCGAAGGCGATCGTGAGAATGGGGAGGAAATACCCGACGCCGAGGGCGAAGGCGAGGAGCCCCGCCGCGGCCCCGACGATGGCCGGCCACACGAACGACCGCTTCAACTGCTCCCGCCCCGCCCGCCGCCACGGGAGCGCCGGCCCGACCCCCATCAGGAAGATGAGCGCCAGCCCGATCGGGCTCGCGACCTGGTCGAAGTACGGCGGTCCCACGCTGATCCGGTCCCCCCGCAGCGCCTCCACGACGAGCGGCCACATCGTGCCGAGGAGGACCGTGAAGGTGAAGCCCACGAAGAGGAGGTTGTTGAGGATGAAGGCGGACTCGCGCGAGGCGGGGCTCTCCACCTGACCCGGCGCGCGCAGCCGGTTGCTCCGCCACCCGATGAGGGCCAGCGACGCGATCGCCACCACGGCGATGAAGGCGAGGAACACGGGCCCGATGACGCCCTCGGTAAAGGCGTGTACGGAGTCGATGACGCCCGACCGCGTGAGGAACGTCCCGAACAGGGTGAGGAGGAAGGTCGAGATCATCAGCGTGAGGTTCCACGTCTTCAGCATCCCCCGCCGCTCCTGGACCATCGCGGAGTGCAGGAAGGCGGTGGCCGTGAGCCAGGGGAGGAAGGACGCGTTCTCCACCGGATCCCACGCCCAGGCGCCGCCCCAGCCCAGGACCTCGTACGACCACCAGCCGCCGCCGATGATCCCCATGGTGAGGAAAGCCCACGCGGCGACCATCCAGCGGCGGGCGTCCCTGAGCCAGCGCGCCTCGACGTTCCCGCGCAGGAGGCCCGCGATCGCAAAGGCGAAGGGCACCGTCATCCCCACGAACCCGAAGTAGAGCATGGGCGGGTGCAGGCCCATGAGCGGATGATTCTGGAGGAGGGGATTGGGTCCGGGGCCGTTGGCCGGCGCGGGATCCACGATGCCGAACGGATTCGCGGCTCCCGCGAGGAGTCCGAAGAAGAAGAGTTGCACGGCGCCGATGACGGCAAGGACGAGCGGGGTCGTGCGGAGGCCGTGCGCGAGTCCGCCCCCGAGCGCGGTCAGCGGTTCGCCGGCGGTCCGCAGCGCCCCGAACTCGCGGCGGCGGGTGAAGGCGAAGAGCGCCCCGTAGCCGGCGAGGATCCAGCCCCAGAAGAGGATCGAGCCCTCGAGGCTGCTCCAGAGCGAGATCGCCGTGTAGTAGGTCGGCGTCTCGCGGCTCCCCACGCGCGCCACGTACTCGACGCTGAAGTCGTGCGTGAGGAGGGCGACCTCCATTACGAGCATGCCGGCGGACATCGCGAAGAAGGCGAAGTAGGCGGCACGGCGGGCCAGGGCCGTGGACACCTCGCCGCCGGAGCGTGACAGGCCGGCCCAGCCGCCGGCCGCCGTGGCCAGGGCTGCAGCCAGGAGCGCCGCGATGACGGACGCGTAGCCGAGCGTGCTCAGCATCCGGCCACTCCGTACGGCTTCACCGGGTCGTCAGGAGTCTTCGAGGAGGGACTTGTAGACCTGGCCCGCGTCGCCCGCGTGCTCCGGAGGGGCGTATTCGTTCGAGTGCTTCACCATCAGGTTCGTGGCGCGGAAGACGCCATCGTTCCCGTAGGCTCCTTCGACGACGACCCCCATCCCCGGCTGGAACATCGAGGGGGGCGCGCCCGTGCTCTCGACGGGGATCTCGATGTTCTCCTCGCCGATGACGAAACGCAGTTCGGCGGACTCCGGATTCCAGTCCACGCTCCCCGGCTTGACCTGGCCACCGAGCCGGATCGGCTGGTCCACGACCTCGACTCCGCGCGCCTCGAGTTCGGCGGGCGTGAGGAAGAACACCATGTTCTCGTTCAACCCGCCCGCCGCGAGCACCGTGATCGCCCCCGCGATCGCCCCGAGCCCCGCCAGCATCCAGAGTTTCCGTCTCAACGTTCCCTCGCCTTCAAAGACCATCGTGCGGAATGCCCCGCAAGATGCACCTTTCTCCACGCGCTTGCCACAGGACCGCCGAGGCGCGAACCTCGCGGGGTGGACCGGATTCGCCTCGAAGAAGGAGAAGCACTCCCAATGAGCCGGACCGTGGCGTGCCCGCGCTGCGGGAGCCCCGCCTCGGGCAACTTCTGCGCGCAATGCGGGGCCCCGCTCGTCCAGCGCGCGCTATGTCCGGCCTGCCAGGCGCCGCTCCGGACGAACGCCCTCTACTGCACCGCCTGCGGTACGCCCGTGGGCGCT
The sequence above is a segment of the Candidatus Palauibacter australiensis genome. Coding sequences within it:
- a CDS encoding cytochrome c maturation protein CcmE gives rise to the protein MRRKLWMLAGLGAIAGAITVLAAGGLNENMVFFLTPAELEARGVEVVDQPIRLGGQVKPGSVDWNPESAELRFVIGEENIEIPVESTGAPPSMFQPGMGVVVEGAYGNDGVFRATNLMVKHSNEYAPPEHAGDAGQVYKSLLEDS
- a CDS encoding cytochrome c-type biogenesis protein CcmH, which produces MSRVAVAAAVLAVTGVTLGAAPAAAQTVDGALDGIERPAAPGDPVRSAEIDQRTAEIGATLRCPICRQQSVAESSARIAREMQDVIRTMLMDGRTAEEIEAYFVEAYGPWILLKPRAEGMNLFVYAGPGLAFLLGGFLVARRIRRGRSRDDEARDEPAPLDHLRKADRKWLEAAIKGS
- a CDS encoding heme lyase CcmF/NrfE family subunit → MLSTLGYASVIAALLAAALATAAGGWAGLSRSGGEVSTALARRAAYFAFFAMSAGMLVMEVALLTHDFSVEYVARVGSRETPTYYTAISLWSSLEGSILFWGWILAGYGALFAFTRRREFGALRTAGEPLTALGGGLAHGLRTTPLVLAVIGAVQLFFFGLLAGAANPFGIVDPAPANGPGPNPLLQNHPLMGLHPPMLYFGFVGMTVPFAFAIAGLLRGNVEARWLRDARRWMVAAWAFLTMGIIGGGWWSYEVLGWGGAWAWDPVENASFLPWLTATAFLHSAMVQERRGMLKTWNLTLMISTFLLTLFGTFLTRSGVIDSVHAFTEGVIGPVFLAFIAVVAIASLALIGWRSNRLRAPGQVESPASRESAFILNNLLFVGFTFTVLLGTMWPLVVEALRGDRISVGPPYFDQVASPIGLALIFLMGVGPALPWRRAGREQLKRSFVWPAIVGAAAGLLAFALGVGYFLPILTIAFAAFVLTTITDEFRKGIEARRRIAERSFLGALRDLFARTGQRYGGYVVHVGVIVIALAISVSWTWKTEREMTLRPGERLAIEDYEVELIDVWGREEPHRFVIGATFAAYRNGRGIGEERPRINFYTATGQNIATPAVKSSLTSDLYLTLMAVDPESGAHATVRAIVNPGIVWLWIGGMIMGVGALIAIWPWGRSRVRAAGAELLADPAAAA
- the acnA gene encoding aconitate hydratase AcnA, whose translation is MSDLPHLDSFGARASLDAPGGPVAIRDLRAVASATGSDLSRLPFSIKVVLENLARHEDGQSVTADDIAAIANWDAQTTPGRELSFRPARVLLQDFTGVPAVVDLAAMRDAMAELGGDPSSINPLMPCELVIDHSVQVDSFGTAQSFLINAEREFERNHERYAFLRWGQTAFDNFKVVPPGTGIVHQVNLEYLARVVFDDATAGERMAYPDTVVGTDSHTTMINGLGVLGWGVGGIEAEAAMLGQALSMLVPRVLGFRLHGRLPDGATATDLVLRVTEVLRGAGVVGKFVEFYGPGLAGLSLADRATLGNMSPEFGSTCAIFPIDAETLSYLRFTGRSDQQVALVEAYARAQSLFHDADTPAAEYSDHVELDLSTVEPAIAGPKLPQQRVPLTESKPRFLDALDGLKGPGAGAGGLTQMTGWSGSAGDGGVAVAEAPAGVAVRLTDEQGDAHEFSLHDGSVVIAAITSCTNTSNPSVMVGAGLLARKAVEAGLKQRPWVKTSLAPGSMVVTEYLEEAGLMPYFEQLGFHVVGYGCTTCIGNSGPLPAEISSAIRENDLVACSVLSGNRNFEGRISPDSRANYLASPPLVVAYALAGRMDIDLYSEPLGTNDRGEEIFLRDIWPGQDEINEAVRTAVKTEMFRAKYAEVYAGDERWNALDTPVGDRFAWDEASTYVRQPTFFAAMSKEAAAPTDVEGARCLALLGDAVTTDHISPAGGIAPTSPAADYLRSNGVALRDFNSYGARRGNHEVMMRGTFANVRLRNLMVPGVEGGFTRHVPSGEQMTIFDAAARYREEGTPTIVIGGALYGSGSSRDWAAKGPFLLGVKAVIAVSYERIHRSNLIGMGILPLRFRDGETAETLGLTGGETFHIRGIADGLKPKDAIAVTAVSDDGSETRFEAIARLDTEVEVDYYRNGGILQTVLRQQLEA
- a CDS encoding redoxin domain-containing protein; protein product: MKGWWRWALPLAAVPVLALLYWGLGQDQRRLPSALEGREAPAFRLANLYNPSDSVRLSDFEGKVVVLNYWASWCIPCIAEHPVLVRLRETYDPDEVALIGVLFQDRPENGMRFIEELGGEWPLVTDPGSLTAIEYGVYGVPETYFIGADGVVALRHDLAVTWDLVERNVDSLLVARDAAGPAGS